The Paenibacillus beijingensis nucleotide sequence ATGAAGGAAGTTGAACTGCCGGGACGGCAGGGATCGCCTGGTCAATTTCCTTTCGATAGAAGGGATTACCCAGGAATCCCCCGCCTCAAAGCGGATGCATAGGCGGTGGGAGGTTCAAGCTGAGGAGTGTGCCTGACATGAGCATTATCGAGAGAATTGATGGAATCTTTATTCCGGTTACCGACATGGACAGATCTGTAGAATGGTATAAAGAAATTCTTGGCTTGGATCTATTGTATAGATGGGAAGGCGGAGCTGGCTTCAAGGTATACAATGGAGAGAGCTTATTAGGATTAATTCAGGTTACTGAACATACACCCGCTTTCTTTAAAACTCAAACCAGTAAAATGCATTTCTTCAACTTTAAAACATTTGACATTGAGGAATCTTGTAACAAGCTCCGTGAACGAGGAGTAGATATTAATGAAATCGTAGATGCAGGGAAGGTTAAACTTGCATATTTTCTTGATCCTGATGGAAATCTTTTGGGGTTGTGTGAAGAAGTGAACTGAGATTGTGTGGGTAACACAAAGAATTCCGACCCATCATCTAACATCGCATCACCCATTTTCGCCCTCGGTCCGCGAGCAGCATAGGCAGAGGAGCAGACACCCACTGGCTAAGTCTGACGACCCGCTCGTTACGCTCACTTAAGCCAGTGGGGTTCGTGTATGCAGAAATGTTAGATGAAACCACCCAATATTATAATGAGGTGAGCTATGGATAAGTTTCATCATGCTCGAGCAGAAGAAATAACGTACCATGAACGATTTTATAATGAATCGGCTCTGTTTGAACCAGGTTCATGGTTATCAAAGCCAGTAAAGGTAATCATGGATTCTCTTAATGAACTCAGAAAGCGAAAGGCTTCAATGGCTTAGTGACATGTGTAGATTTGATACCCAGTGCCATAATTAAATTATTGGATAATGCAAAGAAATATAATGTTGAGGACACTATCATTGCTGAAACGGCCGACGCTGAATCATACGAAATCAAACAAGATCACTATACATACATAATAGCTTGCTCATGCCTTGAACATGTATCGAATGAGGAGGCATTACGGTTAGTAATAAAAAGGATGATACAGGGAAAAAAAGTAAATGGAATTAATAGTATATTAATGATTTGGAAACAGGAGAAGTAACGGATGGACTAATAGAACTTAATTTAAAAACTAAACAAGCGATTTCAGTTCTACGAGATTTATATAAGGACTGGGAGATTCTTATTGAAAGACATGCACCCCAGAAAATAAACGAACACAAGAATGGTAAGTACATCGAATTCAGAGGGGAATGGTTAACGTTTGTAGCTCAAAGAAGAGTTCGCATTATCTAACACCGTTTTCCCACTGCGGGCTTTCGCCCTTGGTCTGCAGAAGATTAAGTCGCTGAAGTGCAGATAGGCAGACAATCCTGCGAGGCTAAGTCTGGCGACCCGTTTGCTAACGCTCATAAAAGCCTTTCGATTGGTTTGTTTTGGAGATAACTTAAACTACTTACCCATGTTTGAAGTAGCGGATGAGAAATATGCAGTAAAAAATGCACATGAAATCGTTCTAAATATAGCGGACAAGATCATTGAATGTAACAATAATAACGGAGTAGCAAGATACTTGAAA carries:
- a CDS encoding HAD family hydrolase, with the translated sequence MVCFGDNLNYLPMFEVADEKYAVKNAHEIVLNIADKIIECNNNNGVARYLKSVLQG
- a CDS encoding VOC family protein, yielding MSIIERIDGIFIPVTDMDRSVEWYKEILGLDLLYRWEGGAGFKVYNGESLLGLIQVTEHTPAFFKTQTSKMHFFNFKTFDIEESCNKLRERGVDINEIVDAGKVKLAYFLDPDGNLLGLCEEVN